The following proteins are co-located in the Telopea speciosissima isolate NSW1024214 ecotype Mountain lineage chromosome 9, Tspe_v1, whole genome shotgun sequence genome:
- the LOC122640645 gene encoding polygalacturonase non-catalytic subunit AroGP2-like, which yields MTHPILLLGLLIVAYVSDSQAENAFLQYWEEHIGLPHPPHWFVAKASPLSLHQVIMFMKLIEENELAFHLRSFCMQANVACSTNALMKKTIYDKTLPPIIQWKNLKMTYEGLPNKTPLSIASQGGLLFFRESMVKEGNFMSIPDLRDPLSYKSFLPRPLASKIPFSFTHIKELKKIFGVMDNSNMDEYIQDTLKICEKSCICGEQCTCATSAEDLIDFVVEKLGHHVHIWSTENVEGSYENVTIGAMKLIYGNLSEPPALCHSQPFPFQVYYCHILKTVKIYAVDIHARKKVNHAIMACHYDTSTWNPNHLAFKLLGFGPGLIEVCHWINKNGVVWTKTLD from the exons ATGACGCACCCTATTCTTTTGCTTGGACTTCTAATAGTAGCGTACGTTAGT GATTCTCAAGCTGAAAATGCCTTCTTACAATATTGGGAAGAGCATATTGGTCTTCCACACCCTCCACATTGGTTTGTTGCAAAGGCTTCTCCCTTAAGTCTCCATCAGGTGATAATGTTTATGAAACTTATAGAGGAAAATGAATTGGCTTTCCACCTGCGTTCATTCTGTATGCAGGCTAATGTTGCTTGCTCTACAAATGCATTGATGAAGAAGACAATCTATGACAAAACCCTGCCACCAATAATCCAATGGAAGAATCTCAAAATGACATATGAAGGCCTTCCAAACAAAACACCATTATCGATTGCCAGCCAAGGGGGATTGCTATTTTTCCGGGAGTCAATGGTGAAAGAGGGAAATTTCATGTCTATACCTGATCTAAGGGACCCATTGTCTTATAAATCATTTTTGCCGCGTCCTTTAGCTTCAAAAATCCCATTTTCTTTTACACACAtcaaggaattgaagaagatttttGGTGTGATGGATAATTCAAACATGGATGAGTATATTCAAGACACCCTCAAGATATGTGAGAAAAGCTGCATTTGTGGCGAACAGTGCACCTGTGCGACTTCCGCCGAGGATCTCATCGATTTTGTTGTCGAGAAATTAGGGCACCATGTACACATATGGAGTACTGAGAACGTTGAAGGATCCTATGAGAATGTTACAATTGGAGCTATGAAACTAATATATGGAAACCTCTCCGAACCACCAGCCTTATGTCATAGTCAACCATTCCCATTTCAAGTCTACTATTGTCATATTTTAAAAACAGTAAAAATATATGCAGTTGATATACATGCTCGGAAGAAGGTGAATCATGCAATCATGGCATGCCATTATGATACATCAACTTGGAATCCAAACCATCTTGCTTTCAAGTTGTTGGGTTTTGGTCCAGGCCTAATTGAAGTGTGTCATTGGATAAACAAGAATGGAGTGGTCTGGACAAAAACTCTAGATTGA